The following is a genomic window from Myxococcus guangdongensis.
ATGTCCGCGGCCTATGTGGCGTTCGGCCTGGAGCATCCGGAGACCTACCGGCTCATCTTCATGGAAGACCCCAAGCTGTCGGCGGAGCTGTTCCAGGGCACGCAGGATGGAGCGGGGCCGCGCTCGTTCGGACTGTTGGCGAGTGTGTTCGTGGATCTGCAGACCGCTGGGAGGCTGGCGCCGGAGGCCCAGCCCGCGAGGCTCGCGGAGATGCTGTGGGCCGGGCTGCACGGGATTGTGAGCCTCAAGCTGACGTGCGCCGCGTTCAAGGACACGACGGCGGAGATGCTGCGGGATACGTTGTTGGAGACGCTGGTGCACGGGCTGCCGGGGTTGAATCCAGTGCGGGGCTCACGGGCGCGTTGACGGGTGCGGGGGTGGCCGGCACTAATCGGAGGCGGTAGGGCCTCCGGACCTGGTGGCCGGCTTGATCTTCAAAATCAATGGGAGGCGCTGAAAGGCGTCTTCGGCGAGTTCGATTCCCGTGCCCTACCGATAGGAACTTCAGACGTCACCACGCAGGGCGACGGCAAGAGACTCCTCAAGACTTGCACGCAAAGCCAAAGGCATTGCATCGAAGTGAGCGTCTACGACCTCGAACGGTTCAAGGAGCGCTCATCCAGACGCCAGGTGAGGCGCTTCAAAATCTCCCGGCCCTGGAACTAACATGTGGCCATGGCGACCCTCATCCCCGCGCTGAGCCAGTGCCTCCCTCGGATGCAGTCCGGCGAGAAGCGCGTCGCCCGACGACTCGAAGAGAAGCTCGAGGATGACTACCTCCTCTGGTACGACGTCGCCATTGGACAGACGGGGCACCACCCCGACTTCATCGTCCTGAACCCCCGCCGAGGCATCCTCGTCCTCGAGGTGAAGGATTGGAAGCGCGACACAATCCATCGCATCGACAAGAACCGTGTCACCCTCATCACCGGTGACGGCCCGAAGGAAGTCGCCAACCCCTTCGAGCAGGCGCGGCTCTACGCTCAGGACATCGTGAGCCTGCTTCAAAAGGATGCCTCCCTCGCTCTACCCGAGGGCCCTCACCGAGGCCGGCTGGCCGTCCCTTGGAGCTACGGCGTCGTCTTCTCCAATCTGACCCGGGCACAGTTCGACGAAGCACAACTCCATGAAGTGATTCCAGCACAGCGGGTCCTCTGCAAGGACGAGATCACCGAAAGCGTCGACCCCGAGGCCTTTCAGCAGCGGCTCTGGGGGATGTTCCCGTGGGTCCCCTCACGCCCGCTGACGCTCCCACAGATAGACCGCATTCGATGGCACATCTTCCCGGAGCTCCGCATCGGAGGAGCGCAGCTCGGTCTCTTCGAGGAGCCGGACGCCGCAGCGGCGCTGCCCGACCTCATCCGCATCATGGACCTCCAGCAGGAGCAACTCGCTCGCAGTCTGGGTGAGGGGCACCGCGTCATCCATGGCGTCGCGGGCTCCGGCAAGACGATGATCCTGGGCTACCGCTGCTTGCAGCTCGCGAAGGTCCTGCGACGGCCCATCCTCGTGCTGTGTTACAACCGCGCCCTGACCGACTGGTTGGAAGCCTATCTCGCCGCGCGAGGCATCTCACGCCAGCAGGTGAACGTCAGCACCTTCCACGCCTGGTGCCGCGAACAGCTCAAGACGTTCCACGTGGGACTGCCACGCGAGGGAACCTCCGACTACTTCGAGCAGCTCATCCAGCGCGTCATCCTCGCTGCCGACCGGGGCCTCATCCCTCGTGGACAGTACGGAGCAGTGCTGATTGACGAAGGGCACGACTTCCAGCCCGAGTGGCTCAAGCTCGTGGCCCAGATGGTCGCCCCGGAGACCAACTCGCTCCTCGTGCTCTACGACGATGCCCAGTCCATCTACCGGCGCGGGCGATTCAGCTTCCGCAGCGTCGGCATCCATGCCCAGGGAAGGACCACCATCCTTCGCCTGAACTACCGGAACACCTCCGAAATCCTCCAGTTCGCATATCACTACGCCAAGGACGTGCTGACGCCGGAGGATGCGGATGAAGACGGGGTTCCACTCCTCCTGCCGCAGAGCGCGGGCCGACATGGGCCACCACCGCAAGTCATTGCATTGCCCAACTTGAGCGTCGAGCTGCGCTACATCTCAGGGCACCTGCAGCAGCTCCGCTCGGAAGGCCTTCGCTGGAGTGACATGGCGGTGCTCTACCGCACCGTCGATGTGGGAGCCGCGGCCATCCACCAACTGCGGCAGTCGGGCATCCCATCCCAGTGGGTGGGTACTCGCGCACCTCAATCCCCGCTGAGGCCCACGGAAGACAGCGTCAAGGTCATCACCTTCCATTCCAGCAAGGGCTTGGAATTCCCAGTCATCGCGATCCCCGGGGTCGGGCGGCCCTCTCGGCGTCCGACCGACGCAAAAGAGGAGGCCCGCCTCCTTTATGTCGCCATGACGCGAGCCGTGGACCGACTGGTGCTCACGGGGACCCCCGATGCACTGCGCGTCACCCTGCCCTCCCACCGGCTCTCTCCGTAAAAGCCCCCAAGCGCGACAGGGCCGCACTCGGCAGCCGCCTTTCGTGGCCAGGGTGTGAGCACGGTCGCCGAGCAGATGTCGACACACGGATGTGACACAAAGCGCTGCGTCCCAAACGTGTCACAAAAAAACATCACAATCAGGTGACGGCCAGGGCTTGCCCTACCCAGCGAGGGGTAAGGCATACGCAGTGTGGCCGGAGCACCTCTCGCGTGGCTCCCGGTGACTCCACTGTGTCTGAAAAGTTTCATTAGACACCGCTGGGGCGTGTCAAGGACGTGGGTATTCCCTACGGGCTTGAAACATTCGGGAGACCCACGAGATGCGAACGTCCCCACGCCTATTATTGGCCGCGCTTGCCGCGTTGATGCTGTCCCACGTTGGATGCTCGTCCGATGATGACTCGGGATGCGAGGATCCCAAGACCTGCCTCGCTCCTTCTTGTGGAAACGGAGTGAAGGAAACAGGAGAAGCCTGTGATGACGGCAATCGCATCAACGGTGATGGCTGTGAGTCCGACTGCACCCTGACGCCCGGTGCTCCCGTTTGTGGCAACGGTGTCCGCGAGGGGACCGAGGCCTGCGACGACGGCAACACGGTCTCCGGCGACGGCTGCGAAGCCGACTGCACCCCGACGCCGACGAAGGCCGACTGCGGCAACGGCAAGCTCGAGGGCGCCGAGGTCTGTGATGACGGCAACACGACCTCCGGTGACGGCTGCGAGGCCGACTGCACGCTGACCCAGACCCGCTGTGCGGCGGCGGACGCACCTCCGCTGGCGGACGGCGCGACGTGCGCGGTGACGAAGGCCGGCAACGGCGCGCGCCTGTTCACGGGCGTGGTCCTCAAGGACGGCGAGACGCTGGTCGGTGGCCAGGTCCTGGTGAACACCAGCGGTGTCATCACCTGCGCCCAGTGTGACTGCTCCGCCGCCGAGGGCGCCGCGGACGCCACCCAGATCTCCTGCCCCTCGGGTGTCATCTCCCCGGGCCTCATCAACCCGCACGAGCACCTCACCTACCCCGACAAGCCGCACGCGGGCACCGAGGAGCGCTACGAGCACCGCAATGAGTGGCGCACGGGCGCCAACCGCCACACGCGGATCTCCAACGGCGGCTCGAAGAGCAGCGCGGACGTGGTGGGCTACGCGGAGCTGCGCCATGTCATGGCGGGCACGACGTCCATCGCCGGCGCCGGTGGCGCCTCGGGCTTCCTGCGCAACCTGGACCAGAACCCCGTCGCTCGCCAGGAGGGCCTCGACGAGGGCGTCGCCGACTCGGACACCTTCCCCCTGGGCGACAGCAACGGCCGCATCGTGACCACGGGCTGCACGGACTACTCGACGCGCCCCACCGCCGCGGGCCTGTCGAAGCTGGCCGCCTACCTGCCGCACGTCGCGGAGGGCATCAGCGCCGGTGCCCACAACGAGTTCACCTGCCTCTCCACGGGCGCCAATGACGTGATGCTGGGACGCACCGCGCTCATCCACGGCATCGGCCTGACGGCGCGGGAGATCGAGCTGATGGCCTCGCGCGGCACGGGCCTCATCTGGTCCCCGCGCTCCAACATCGCGCTGTACGGCGACACCGCCATGGTGACGACGCACAAGCGCCTGGGCGTGAGCATCTCCCTGGGCACCGACTGGCTGCAGTCGGGCTCCATGAACATCCTGCGCGAGCTGAAGTGCGCGGACTCGCTCAACACCCACCAGTTCGCGCGCGCGTTCAGCGACGAGCAGCTGTGGCGCATGGTCACCTCCAACGCCTCCGAGGCGGTGGACGTCTACGAGAAGGTGGGCCGCATCGCGCCGGGCAAGATGGGCGACCTGGCCATCTTCCAGCTCAAGGACTTCAAGGCCTCGCCGCACCGCGCGGTCGTCGCCGCCGAGCCCACGAACGTGGTGCTGACGATGCGTGGAGGCAAGGCGCTCTACGGCGACCAGGCGCTGGTGGCGGCCCTGAAGGGCGCCGCGGAGACGTGTGACGCGGTGGACGTGTGCGGCACGGCCAAGTCGGCCTGTGTCCAGTCCGAGGCGGGCAAGAACCTGGCGGCGCTGCAAGCGGCCAACCCCACCGCCTACCCGCTGTTCGCCTGCGGTGTCCCGGAGGCGGAGCCCTCCTGCACGCCCCAGCGCATCTCCAACAACACCGCGTGGCCGGCGTCCGTGAACAACTCCACCGTCTACTCCGGCGTGAGCGAGGCGGGCGATATCGACGGTGACGGCGTGCAAGACGCGGCGGACAACTGCCGGGACGTTTTCAACCCGATCCGCCCGATGGACAATGGCAAGCAGCTCGACTCGGACGGTGACGGGGTGGGCGACGCGTGCGACCCGTGCCCCCTGTCGGCGGACAACAGCGTGTGCACGACCTACACGGTCGGCGACGATGACCACGACGGGCTGCCCACGTGGCTGGACAACTGCCCGTTCGTGGCCAACCCGGACCAGACGGACACGGATGGCGACGGAAAGGGTGACGCGTGCGACGCGTGCCCCATCGCGAACCCCGGCGCCACCGCGTGCCCGGTGACCATCCATGACCTGAAGACGCCGGTGAACGGCGCCCTGCCCTTCGCGGGTGAGCTGGTGTCCCTGACGGATGTCATCGTCACGGGCGTGGTGAAGGGCACCGCGAGCTCCAGCGGCTACTGGGTGCAGGTGCATCCGGTGCCGTCTGGCAAGAGCGTCGAGTACTCGGGCCTGTTCGTCTACGGCCCCAAGGGCGACCTCGCCGTGGGCGACCGCCTGGACATCAGCAAGGGCGCGCTGACCATCTTCAACGGCCTGCCCGAGCTGATCGACGTGACGTACAGCCGCCGCAGCACCGGCAACACGCCTCCCGCACCGGTCGTCGTGAGCGCGGCGGACGTGCGCACGGGCGGTCCTCGCGCGGTGGCGCTCGAAGGCGTGCTCCTCGAGCTGCGCGAAGTGACGGTCACCGAGGGCGTGAACAGCTTCAAGGAGTTCCGCGTGAACGAGAGCGGCAACGCCTCCCAGCCCTCGCTCATGGTGGACGACCAGGCGTTCGACTACGCGGACCCGGCGGTGGGCACCCCCTACTTCTCCCTGCGCGGCCTGCTGACCTTCAACTTCAACGACCACAAGCTCGTCCCCCGTGGGGCGGGTGACATGCTCGGCACGCCGCCGACGCTGACCGCCTTCGGGCCCGGTGGGTTCGTGCGTGCCGGCGAGTCGGGCGCGCAGAGCGCCTTCCCGCAGGTGCTCACGGTGACGCTGTCCACCACCTACTCGGTGCCCGTCGAAGTCGCGGTGACGTCGAGCAACCCGGCCGCCCTGGTGGTGCCGGGTGGGAAGGTCTCGATTCCCGCGGGACAGACCTCGGCGGAGGTGAAGCTGGAGCCGCTCGCCCAGGCGCAGAATGTCACGCTCACCGCCACCCTCGGCACGGTCTCGCTCCAGTCGTCCCTCCGGGTGCTGGGCGCGACGGAGCAGGCGCAGGTGACGTCCCTGTCTCCCGCGACGGTGAGCCTGGTGCCCGGCGGCACGGTGACGCTCACGGTGGCGCTGGACCGTCCGGCCCCAGCCAACGCGACCATCGCGCTGAGCGTGGACCCGATGACGGGCTTCGGCGTGCTCGACCCGGCGAACGGTGTCCTGACGGTGGCGAAGAACGCGACCCAGGCGACGTTCACCTTCACGGCCGACGAGGCCGCGGAGGTCGCCTCGGGCACGGTGACGGCGCAGGTCGGGGCCAGCAGCGCCAGCACGGCGGTGACGCTGGACCAGGCCGCGCCGCGACTCGTGTCGCTGCTGCCCTCCACGCCCGTGGTGGTGCGGTTCGGAGAGACGCAGGAGTACCGCGTCGTGCTGTCCTCCGCGCCGGCCCAGGACCTCGAGGTGGCGCTCGTGGCGACGCCGGCCGCGGGGGTCACCCACTTCGGCACGGTGCCCGCCTCCGTGACGGTGCGCGCGGGTACGACGGATGCCACGTTCCTCTTCACCGCGGATGCGCGGGGTGAGGGAGCGGGCACGGTGTCCGCGTCGCTGCAGGGAATCACGCGGACCTCGGACATCACGGTGACGCCGCCGGCCGCGGCGCTCCAGGCGCTGACGCCTTCGACGGCGACCGTGTTCTTCAACGCGACGCAGGCGTTCACGGTGACGCTGGACCGGGCCGCGCCAGTTGGGGGCGCTCTGGTGGAGGTGGCGCTGACGCCGGCCACGGGCCTGGGCTCGCTGTCCTCCGCGACGGTGGCCATCGCCGCGGGCCAGACGAGCGGTCAGGTGGTGTTCACCGCGGGCCAGACGGCCGGTGACGTCCGGCTGACGGCGACGTACGGCGGCCAGTCGCTGTCGGCGGTGGTGACGGTGGCCAATCGCCCGGCCATCAACCACCTGGTCATCAACGAGGTGGACTACGACCAGATCGGCACGGACACGAAGGAGTTCGTCGAAATCTACAACCCGACGGGGGGACCTGTTTCCCTGGCGAACACGTTCCTGGTGTTCGTCAACGGCGCGGTGAATCCTCCGGCGAGCTACCAGAAGATCGACCTCGCGGAGGTCGGTACGCTGGGCGCGGGTGAGTACCTGGTGGTGGGCTCGGCCGCGGTCGTCGGTCCCCTGGCGGGTCGTCCCGGGGTGAAGACCCTCCAGCGAGGGACCTCGGACTTCATCCAGAACGGCGGCAACGCGGCGAATCCCTCCGCGGACGCCGTGGCGCTCTACGACGGGGTCCAGGATGCGCTCATCGACTCGCTCTCCTACGAGGGTGCCATCATGCAGGCCACCATGGCGGGTTCCTCGAAGCGGTTCGACATGCAGGAGGGCACCACGAGCACGGCGGCCTTGGCGGACAGCAACACGATCGAAGGCTCGCTGTGCCGCGACGCGAACAGCACGGACACCGACGACAACGGGGTGGACTTCAAGTTCACCACCACCGTGACGCCGGGCGCGGCCAACATCATCACCGCCGCTCCCGCACCGTGATGCACGTCCGATAACCGGACAACGAAAGCCTGGGCCGCGCTGGAGACTTCAGCGCGCGCCCGGGCTTTCACCGTTCATCGACTCTCAAGAGCGAGACCCGGTAGCCCATCCGCATCAACCGGTCATGGGCATAGGTCAAGTTGAGCTGGCTGAAGAACGGCAGGGAGTGGGGCCAGTTCGACTTGCGCTTGGTGATGATGGCGAACACCACCTCATATTTCGAGGGGTCAGGCCTCGTGTCCGGGATGAGCGCCCCCAGCGCGGGCCGCCCCTTCACGATCTGATTCCGGGTGTGACTCCGGTACTCCGGGTCCATCCAGAACGAGTCGGCGGAGACAACACCCTGCGCGAAGAGGTGGCTCAGCGTCGCGGAGCGCGTCTTCCTCTTCACGTGGACGAACTGGCAATCCTTCGTGAACAGGTCGCACACTTCGATTCGGGTCTTGCTCCCATCCACGAAGACGTTTCGCCGGTCCATCAGCGCATAGTTCTTCGAGGTCTTCGCCACCTGGCTGTTGTAGTCGTCCTCGTGCTGCTCGCTCCCCGCCGAAGGGAGCACGAGCTTCGAAGCGGGAATCCGCCCCAACTTCGCCTTCACTCCATCCGCGAACTTCTTGTCGACCTGGAACCAGTCTCCTCCGGAGAGGACGTAGACCTTCCCCTCCAGCTCCGTCTCGAAGACGAGGGTGTCGAACACGCTCCATTTCGAGAGCGGGACCTCCGAGCGCGTATCGTGGAGCCGCACCACGTCCCGCTTGAGCTTCTCGAACGAGAGTTCGTCCTCGTCCACCGTGCGGAGATACTCCTCCATCTGCAACTCATGGCGCGGCGCCGGCTCAGCCTCCGTGGAGAAGGAGAACCCCCACGATTCGTGCCAATCGATGATGTCGGGAGGGGCCAGATGCAGGTCGTCGTAGTTCTTGGAGCGGATCGTCTCGAGCAGCGTCGTGGAGAGACTCGCGATCACTGACGGGTCGCGCACGGCCCTCAGCTGGTCGAACCAGGGGAAATGCTCCCGGTACGCGATGCTCTGGTAGGCCGTCAGCAGCGCCTCGCACTTCGCCCCCAGGTCTTCGACCTCCAGCTTGGCGCTCAGCGACAAGGAGTCCGAGCCCGCGATCAACTTCGCGAACTCCTCGTCGATGGGCTTCCCCGCGATGACCCGAGGGATGTCCTGATGCAGGTTCAGCGCGAACGCCGTCATCGGTGAGTTCCGACTCAGCTGCTTCCGCGTCTGTGTCGTCAGGCTCTCGACGCTCCTCACATCGACGCTCCGGAGCTGCTTCGGATCCACCGAGTTCAGCACCACCTTGATGCCGAAGTCCCGCTCGAAGCAGTCGACCTTCAGCAGGTTCCTGCCGTGCCCCTGAGTGAAGACCAACCACCGCTTCTGGACACGAACGAAGAGGACCGCACAGATGTTGTCGTTCTTCGGCTCCGGAAGGCGCCCCTCCAGCATCTGCGCCACGAAGCCCATCCAGGCAGCGGACCTGGCCCGTTTGGACTGCACGTAGAACTCACCTGTGAAACCCAGACCGCGCTTCACCTCCATCTGAGTCACGGAGGCAGGATCCTTGATGCAGTCCTTGGGACTTTTGAACTCGCTCTTGATCAACAAAGCGGTCAGATGTCTGACGCGCTTTCGCGACGGAGCCTTCTTCGTGGCCATTCACTCCCCCAATCGAATGTCGTGTTTCGATCGGGAGGATGAGTCCCAGGGGCTGAGATGTCTCTACCACCCCAGGGGTACGCACGGTGGCGCTAACCAGCGCGACGAAACACACCGTCCAACGCGCGGAAGCGCTCCAACGTGCTCGAGGGAATCTCATCGAGCGCGGCCACGAGCGGCAGCGTGAACCGGTGGAAGCTCGCGTCATAAAGCGGCTGCCCCACGAACCGCGCGCCCATCTTCCTGGCGAACAGCGACGGCGCCCGGGGCATCCTCAATCCCGCCAACAAGCCTTGCCCTGCCCGCTCGCGCTCCGTTGGAGTGTAGAACGGGCTCCTGGGGATCGCAGGCGACTCATGAGGCACCGTCGACCTCACCCGCCAACGCGGGCTCACCCAGCCCCGGTGCTCCGCCACACACGCAATCCACCGCGCGTCCTCGTGTGAGTCCGTGTCCATGTTGGCCGCTGCAACCCAGTGCGTCACACCGCGCCGCCGGCTCTCCGCGTAGATGCCCGCCTGCAGATGCGCCACCGCCTCCGTGTGCCTCCACTGCTCGAGCACGCAGAAGCGCGCCGTCTCCGCGATGACCCGCCCGGGCCCCACCAGGCTCGACAGGTCCAGCTTCTGCTCCATCTCCACCCCGAGTCGCCCTCCCGTCGCCAGCGCAACCTCCGGATTCGTCAACAACATCCGCAGCGTCGCCACCGGCGTCCGGTCCGCGTAGACCACCAGGTGCACCGTCGTCTCGAGCGTGTCGAAGCAGCTCAGCTCGCGCCGCGTCGGTGACGGCTTGCCGCCCAGCAACCGCAGCTCCCCTCCGAAAACAGCCCAGCGGATCCGCAGCGCGTCATCCAACTCGCGCTGGGTGGTGGCGACTCGGCAGTGCATGGACGTCATGGGTCCCTCCCTGAATCAGGCCGGCGACATACCGACCTCGTCCCCTTTTTCGGCGCCGCTTCCCTGACTGCGCCCACCACCCCATGTCTCGTCCACCGCGAGCCATACCACCCGGGAGGTACAGACATTGCTTCGCTCCGCGACCAACCTTCCGCGGACGTGAACGAGACACGGGCCGTCGAACTCAGGGAGCCGGTAACGAAAGGACACACAGTTCGATGTCAACCCGAGAGCGGGCACGTGTTCCCGGCGAGGAGTGGGGATGAGTCTTCCAACACCAACGGAGGAGCAGGAGCTTCACCAGCGCGTCCTGAAGGGTGAGTCATTGGCACCCAAGGACGTCTTCACGGTCTTCGTTGACCCAATCACTGCACGTTTGTGCAGAGACCCGAGACAGTCCAAGGAACAGGCGTGGGACGCGGTCATCGATGTCATCTACGCCTACCTCGCGCATCCTGAACGGTACATCCCCGAAAGGAGTCGCCTGTCCACCTACCTGAGCGAGGCGGCCAAGAAGAAGCTCTTCGATGGCTACCGCTCCCGGGAAGCCCGCACTCGCCGGGAACGGGAATTCGGGACGGTTTTCGAACTTTGCGCGAGGGCACCGAAAGAAAGCCTGGAGGTCACCGTGGAAGCCAGGCTCGCCGTGAGACGAATCGACCATGCCAGATTGCCGGAGCGAGACCGGGTCTTCATCGGGCTGGTCCTCCAGGGAGAGGGCTCCACGCACGTCCTCGCCCGGGCAATGGGGCTGCCTCCCATGCCAGACAAGGACCGCAAGCGCGAGGTGAAGCGGAATCGAGACCGCCTCGTGAAGTGGTTGAGGCGCTTCGGAAAGGAGGACCGAGATGACGAATCCTGAATGGCTCGACCGAGCAGCTCGACGGGGCCGGAGCGAGCCCTGGTCAATGGCCTACACATTCGAGCAGTACCAGCGCATTGAGGGCATCAGCGAGGACACGCTGGCGGAGGAGTTTCAGTGCACCCGGGAGACACTCCACTGGATGTCTCTGTGCCGCCGCCCTGAGGGCAACAGCTTCAGCGAACAGTGCACCGCCATCGCCCAGAAGTTCGGCGTGGACCGCCTGACCCTCATGAAGGTGATTCGCCAAGTCGACGCCATCAATGCCTTCTCCAAGGGCACACGAGACGAGTCGACGCCCCCCATCCGGATGGCGGCCCGAGACTGTCATCCTGACGAAGAAACGGACCCGTGATGGAAAGCTGGCTGCAAGAAGCAGTGGAGGCTTGTGCACTGAAAGACTGCCATGCATCCGTCCATGATCTGCTCGATTGCTTCTGCGGCCAGTTCTCCGTTGTGCCGGTCGCCATTCCAAAGGTCACCCAGCAGGCAGCCCAAGACTGGTTGTCCTTCAGAAGACCGGGCCAGTGGTTCACGACGGAACCCCATAGCCACCATGGCCTCATGGCATGGTGGCGCGGGCACGGCATCCTCTTCTACAATAAACAGACGAAGGCGCCGGAGCAGCGCTTCACCGTCGTCCACGAGGTCGCGCACTTCGTCCTGGAGGAATGGGTTCCTCGCAGGCGGGCCCTGAGCGTCTTCGGCCCGGAGATACTCCCGGTCCTCGATGGCGAACGAGCCCCCTCTCCCGAAGAGGCCCTGACCCTGTT
Proteins encoded in this region:
- a CDS encoding TetR/AcrR family transcriptional regulator, with the protein product MGIPERKERQRAELREHILRVAREMVVKEGFGALSMRKLADAVEYAPATLYLHFENREAIARELCIRGFEEFLAKLEPAAVEPEPLARLKVMSAAYVAFGLEHPETYRLIFMEDPKLSAELFQGTQDGAGPRSFGLLASVFVDLQTAGRLAPEAQPARLAEMLWAGLHGIVSLKLTCAAFKDTTAEMLRDTLLETLVHGLPGLNPVRGSRAR
- a CDS encoding DEAD/DEAH box helicase; translated protein: MATLIPALSQCLPRMQSGEKRVARRLEEKLEDDYLLWYDVAIGQTGHHPDFIVLNPRRGILVLEVKDWKRDTIHRIDKNRVTLITGDGPKEVANPFEQARLYAQDIVSLLQKDASLALPEGPHRGRLAVPWSYGVVFSNLTRAQFDEAQLHEVIPAQRVLCKDEITESVDPEAFQQRLWGMFPWVPSRPLTLPQIDRIRWHIFPELRIGGAQLGLFEEPDAAAALPDLIRIMDLQQEQLARSLGEGHRVIHGVAGSGKTMILGYRCLQLAKVLRRPILVLCYNRALTDWLEAYLAARGISRQQVNVSTFHAWCREQLKTFHVGLPREGTSDYFEQLIQRVILAADRGLIPRGQYGAVLIDEGHDFQPEWLKLVAQMVAPETNSLLVLYDDAQSIYRRGRFSFRSVGIHAQGRTTILRLNYRNTSEILQFAYHYAKDVLTPEDADEDGVPLLLPQSAGRHGPPPQVIALPNLSVELRYISGHLQQLRSEGLRWSDMAVLYRTVDVGAAAIHQLRQSGIPSQWVGTRAPQSPLRPTEDSVKVITFHSSKGLEFPVIAIPGVGRPSRRPTDAKEEARLLYVAMTRAVDRLVLTGTPDALRVTLPSHRLSP
- a CDS encoding amidohydrolase family protein — protein: MRTSPRLLLAALAALMLSHVGCSSDDDSGCEDPKTCLAPSCGNGVKETGEACDDGNRINGDGCESDCTLTPGAPVCGNGVREGTEACDDGNTVSGDGCEADCTPTPTKADCGNGKLEGAEVCDDGNTTSGDGCEADCTLTQTRCAAADAPPLADGATCAVTKAGNGARLFTGVVLKDGETLVGGQVLVNTSGVITCAQCDCSAAEGAADATQISCPSGVISPGLINPHEHLTYPDKPHAGTEERYEHRNEWRTGANRHTRISNGGSKSSADVVGYAELRHVMAGTTSIAGAGGASGFLRNLDQNPVARQEGLDEGVADSDTFPLGDSNGRIVTTGCTDYSTRPTAAGLSKLAAYLPHVAEGISAGAHNEFTCLSTGANDVMLGRTALIHGIGLTAREIELMASRGTGLIWSPRSNIALYGDTAMVTTHKRLGVSISLGTDWLQSGSMNILRELKCADSLNTHQFARAFSDEQLWRMVTSNASEAVDVYEKVGRIAPGKMGDLAIFQLKDFKASPHRAVVAAEPTNVVLTMRGGKALYGDQALVAALKGAAETCDAVDVCGTAKSACVQSEAGKNLAALQAANPTAYPLFACGVPEAEPSCTPQRISNNTAWPASVNNSTVYSGVSEAGDIDGDGVQDAADNCRDVFNPIRPMDNGKQLDSDGDGVGDACDPCPLSADNSVCTTYTVGDDDHDGLPTWLDNCPFVANPDQTDTDGDGKGDACDACPIANPGATACPVTIHDLKTPVNGALPFAGELVSLTDVIVTGVVKGTASSSGYWVQVHPVPSGKSVEYSGLFVYGPKGDLAVGDRLDISKGALTIFNGLPELIDVTYSRRSTGNTPPAPVVVSAADVRTGGPRAVALEGVLLELREVTVTEGVNSFKEFRVNESGNASQPSLMVDDQAFDYADPAVGTPYFSLRGLLTFNFNDHKLVPRGAGDMLGTPPTLTAFGPGGFVRAGESGAQSAFPQVLTVTLSTTYSVPVEVAVTSSNPAALVVPGGKVSIPAGQTSAEVKLEPLAQAQNVTLTATLGTVSLQSSLRVLGATEQAQVTSLSPATVSLVPGGTVTLTVALDRPAPANATIALSVDPMTGFGVLDPANGVLTVAKNATQATFTFTADEAAEVASGTVTAQVGASSASTAVTLDQAAPRLVSLLPSTPVVVRFGETQEYRVVLSSAPAQDLEVALVATPAAGVTHFGTVPASVTVRAGTTDATFLFTADARGEGAGTVSASLQGITRTSDITVTPPAAALQALTPSTATVFFNATQAFTVTLDRAAPVGGALVEVALTPATGLGSLSSATVAIAAGQTSGQVVFTAGQTAGDVRLTATYGGQSLSAVVTVANRPAINHLVINEVDYDQIGTDTKEFVEIYNPTGGPVSLANTFLVFVNGAVNPPASYQKIDLAEVGTLGAGEYLVVGSAAVVGPLAGRPGVKTLQRGTSDFIQNGGNAANPSADAVALYDGVQDALIDSLSYEGAIMQATMAGSSKRFDMQEGTTSTAALADSNTIEGSLCRDANSTDTDDNGVDFKFTTTVTPGAANIITAAPAP
- a CDS encoding DUF6119 family protein, with amino-acid sequence MATKKAPSRKRVRHLTALLIKSEFKSPKDCIKDPASVTQMEVKRGLGFTGEFYVQSKRARSAAWMGFVAQMLEGRLPEPKNDNICAVLFVRVQKRWLVFTQGHGRNLLKVDCFERDFGIKVVLNSVDPKQLRSVDVRSVESLTTQTRKQLSRNSPMTAFALNLHQDIPRVIAGKPIDEEFAKLIAGSDSLSLSAKLEVEDLGAKCEALLTAYQSIAYREHFPWFDQLRAVRDPSVIASLSTTLLETIRSKNYDDLHLAPPDIIDWHESWGFSFSTEAEPAPRHELQMEEYLRTVDEDELSFEKLKRDVVRLHDTRSEVPLSKWSVFDTLVFETELEGKVYVLSGGDWFQVDKKFADGVKAKLGRIPASKLVLPSAGSEQHEDDYNSQVAKTSKNYALMDRRNVFVDGSKTRIEVCDLFTKDCQFVHVKRKTRSATLSHLFAQGVVSADSFWMDPEYRSHTRNQIVKGRPALGALIPDTRPDPSKYEVVFAIITKRKSNWPHSLPFFSQLNLTYAHDRLMRMGYRVSLLRVDER
- a CDS encoding GNAT family N-acyltransferase — protein: MTSMHCRVATTQRELDDALRIRWAVFGGELRLLGGKPSPTRRELSCFDTLETTVHLVVYADRTPVATLRMLLTNPEVALATGGRLGVEMEQKLDLSSLVGPGRVIAETARFCVLEQWRHTEAVAHLQAGIYAESRRRGVTHWVAAANMDTDSHEDARWIACVAEHRGWVSPRWRVRSTVPHESPAIPRSPFYTPTERERAGQGLLAGLRMPRAPSLFARKMGARFVGQPLYDASFHRFTLPLVAALDEIPSSTLERFRALDGVFRRAG
- a CDS encoding RNA polymerase sigma factor — protein: MSLPTPTEEQELHQRVLKGESLAPKDVFTVFVDPITARLCRDPRQSKEQAWDAVIDVIYAYLAHPERYIPERSRLSTYLSEAAKKKLFDGYRSREARTRREREFGTVFELCARAPKESLEVTVEARLAVRRIDHARLPERDRVFIGLVLQGEGSTHVLARAMGLPPMPDKDRKREVKRNRDRLVKWLRRFGKEDRDDES
- a CDS encoding ImmA/IrrE family metallo-endopeptidase, producing MESWLQEAVEACALKDCHASVHDLLDCFCGQFSVVPVAIPKVTQQAAQDWLSFRRPGQWFTTEPHSHHGLMAWWRGHGILFYNKQTKAPEQRFTVVHEVAHFVLEEWVPRRRALSVFGPEILPVLDGERAPSPEEALTLFFEQVPLNLSMDLMARDESGGYASRDIVLAEHRADRVALELLAPVEQVLPLVKQLSREAAINSLRFQFHLPMEKATEYVDGLRRRLRVSSFSIAEFLGVEEG